In Urechidicola croceus, a single window of DNA contains:
- a CDS encoding response regulator transcription factor, with the protein MKKKDIKILLVDDEPDILEIVGYNLGNEGYSISTAENGIEAIEIAKKIRPHLILLDIMMPEMDGIEACEKIRATQGLEDVIITFFTARGEDYSQVAGFDAGADDYITKPVKPKVLISKVKSLLRRLKTDKDDNLMSAGSITINRDEYLISKNGEDIFLPRKEFELFALLASKPGKVFKRDVILDRVWGSEVVVGGRTIDVHIRKLREKIGDNYFQTVKGVGYKFVTDEI; encoded by the coding sequence ATGAAGAAAAAAGACATTAAGATTCTATTGGTTGATGACGAACCAGATATCCTTGAAATTGTTGGTTATAATTTAGGAAATGAAGGATATTCAATATCAACAGCTGAAAATGGTATTGAAGCGATTGAAATTGCAAAAAAGATTCGCCCGCATTTGATTTTGTTGGATATTATGATGCCTGAAATGGATGGGATTGAAGCTTGTGAAAAAATTAGAGCCACACAAGGACTTGAAGATGTAATTATAACTTTTTTTACGGCAAGAGGTGAAGATTATTCACAGGTTGCTGGTTTTGATGCTGGTGCTGATGATTATATTACTAAACCTGTTAAACCGAAAGTTTTAATAAGTAAGGTAAAATCATTGTTAAGACGCTTAAAAACTGACAAGGATGATAACCTTATGTCTGCAGGTTCTATCACAATTAATAGAGATGAATATTTAATATCAAAAAATGGAGAAGATATTTTTCTTCCACGAAAAGAGTTTGAACTTTTTGCATTATTAGCCTCTAAACCAGGAAAAGTATTTAAGAGAGATGTAATTCTTGATAGAGTTTGGGGTAGCGAAGTGGTTGTTGGAGGAAGAACTATTGATGTTCATATTCGCAAACTTCGTGAAAAAATTGGTGATAATTATTTTCAAACTGTCAAAGGTGTTGGTTACAAGTTTGTTACCGATGAAATTTAA
- a CDS encoding glycosyltransferase — protein sequence MISNKNILVSPLNWGLGHASRCIPIINELIKSKFNPIIASDGDALSLLQKEFPKLESIELPSYNINYPKNGNLLKWKLILDLPSVLKVIKKEKKIVDQLVESKKLIGIISDNRFGIRSSKVPSVFITHQLNVLSGSTTFLTSKLHQKYINKFDECWIPDIDSDKNYAGVLSRSKKIKNPKFIGLLSRFRKEELVLKYDLLVLLSGVEPLRSQLEKRIISELKNYSGKVLFIKGKIENKQTKEIIKNITFYNYLLTDELQKAINQSELIIARSGYSTIMDLAVLGKKVYFIPTTGQYEQEYLAKHLKRLSIAPFAKTKNFTIKTILEVENYNGFTSYKKNDFSDLLNLFQSK from the coding sequence TTGATCTCTAATAAAAACATCCTTGTATCACCACTTAATTGGGGGCTTGGGCATGCTTCTCGTTGTATACCAATTATTAATGAACTGATAAAATCTAAGTTCAATCCAATTATTGCTTCTGATGGTGATGCACTTTCTTTATTACAAAAAGAATTTCCTAAATTAGAATCTATTGAATTACCTTCTTACAATATTAATTATCCTAAAAATGGAAACTTACTCAAATGGAAACTAATTTTAGACTTACCAAGTGTTCTAAAAGTTATTAAAAAAGAGAAAAAGATTGTTGATCAACTGGTCGAATCAAAAAAATTAATAGGGATAATTTCTGATAATAGATTTGGTATTAGAAGTTCTAAAGTTCCGTCGGTTTTTATTACTCACCAATTGAATGTTTTATCTGGAAGTACAACCTTTTTAACAAGTAAGTTACATCAAAAATATATTAATAAATTTGATGAATGTTGGATTCCAGATATTGATTCTGATAAAAATTACGCAGGAGTTTTATCTCGTTCAAAAAAAATTAAAAACCCTAAGTTTATAGGTCTTTTAAGTAGATTTAGGAAAGAGGAATTAGTTTTAAAATATGATTTATTAGTTTTATTATCGGGTGTAGAACCTCTAAGAAGTCAATTGGAAAAAAGAATAATTTCGGAATTAAAAAATTATTCTGGAAAAGTGCTATTTATAAAAGGAAAAATAGAAAATAAGCAAACTAAAGAAATTATAAAGAACATAACATTTTATAATTACTTATTAACTGATGAATTACAAAAAGCAATAAATCAGAGTGAATTAATAATTGCACGTTCAGGTTATTCAACAATAATGGATTTAGCAGTATTAGGTAAAAAGGTTTATTTTATTCCAACGACTGGCCAATATGAGCAGGAATATTTGGCAAAACACTTGAAGAGGTTGTCAATAGCTCCGTTTGCAAAAACAAAAAATTTCACAATTAAAACAATACTTGAAGTTGAAAATTACAATGGGTTTACAAGTTATAAAAAAAATGATTTTTCTGATTTGTTAAACCTTTTTCAAAGTAAATGA
- the purD gene encoding phosphoribosylamine--glycine ligase: MNVLIIGSGGREHAIAWKLKQSSKLTQLFITPGNAGTSKVGTNLNIGVSDFVSIKKAVLENNIDLVLVGPEVPLVEGIHDFFLADDALKNVKVIGPQKYAAQLEGSKEFAKKFMIRHNIPTAAYESFTKDNLEEGFLFLEKLNAPYVLKADGLAAGKGVVILNDLLEAKNELRDMLSNEKFGNASSTVVIEEFLDGIEMSCFILTDGKNYVNLPSAKDYKRIGEGDTGLNTGGMGAVSPVPFADDEYLNKIEERIIKPTVLGLQKDNIPYKGFIFFGLIRVNNEPMVIEYNCRMGDPETEVVIPRIKSDLLDLLIATANDCLDGKTIEIDHRSAATVMLVSGGYPEQYQKGKVITGCENVSNSIVFHAGTTTNDINEIVTDGGRVIAVTSFGNDFKEALSCSYKSINEINFDKMNYRKDIGFDL, from the coding sequence ATGAATGTATTAATAATTGGTTCAGGAGGACGTGAGCATGCTATTGCTTGGAAATTAAAGCAAAGTAGTAAGTTAACTCAATTATTTATTACTCCAGGTAATGCTGGTACAAGTAAAGTAGGAACAAATTTAAATATTGGTGTTTCTGATTTTGTAAGTATTAAGAAAGCGGTATTAGAAAATAATATAGATTTAGTTTTAGTTGGTCCTGAAGTTCCTTTAGTAGAAGGGATTCATGATTTTTTCTTAGCCGATGATGCTCTAAAAAATGTAAAAGTTATAGGACCTCAAAAATATGCTGCACAATTAGAAGGTAGTAAAGAATTTGCCAAAAAATTTATGATACGCCATAATATCCCTACGGCTGCATATGAAAGTTTCACAAAAGATAATTTAGAAGAAGGTTTTTTATTTTTAGAAAAATTAAACGCACCATACGTTCTTAAAGCAGATGGTTTAGCCGCAGGAAAAGGTGTTGTTATTCTAAATGATTTACTAGAAGCAAAGAATGAATTAAGAGATATGCTTTCTAATGAAAAATTTGGAAATGCAAGCAGTACTGTTGTTATTGAAGAGTTTTTAGATGGTATAGAAATGAGTTGTTTTATACTTACCGATGGAAAAAACTATGTAAATTTACCTAGTGCTAAAGATTACAAAAGAATAGGGGAAGGAGATACAGGTTTAAATACAGGAGGTATGGGAGCCGTTTCACCAGTGCCATTTGCTGATGATGAATACCTTAACAAAATAGAAGAAAGAATTATTAAACCCACTGTGTTAGGATTGCAAAAGGATAATATTCCTTATAAGGGATTTATCTTTTTTGGTTTAATTAGAGTGAATAATGAACCAATGGTTATTGAATATAATTGTAGAATGGGAGATCCCGAAACAGAAGTTGTTATTCCAAGAATTAAGTCTGATTTGTTAGATTTATTAATTGCTACTGCCAATGACTGTTTAGATGGAAAAACTATAGAAATAGACCACCGTTCTGCGGCAACAGTTATGCTAGTTTCTGGAGGATACCCAGAGCAATATCAAAAAGGCAAAGTTATAACAGGATGTGAAAATGTCAGTAATTCAATAGTTTTTCATGCTGGTACCACTACAAATGATATAAATGAGATTGTTACCGATGGAGGTAGAGTTATTGCTGTAACTTCTTTTGGAAATGATTTTAAAGAGGCCTTGTCTTGTTCATATAAAAGCATCAATGAGATTAATTTTGATAAAATGAACTACCGAAAAGATATCGGTTTTGATCTCTAA
- a CDS encoding sensor histidine kinase, whose protein sequence is MKFKKTYSFAFWCSLIISLFSSVLLFSLSKIFNQKLEVLFLLSFPLIIFVFSIIVIQIRVERFIYRRVKQIYDEVSLLNADDLKKATITTNMETLSKEVKKFAEKKQIEITSLNARETYRREFLGNVSHELKTPLFTVQGYLLTLIDGASDNKQIREKYLNRANKGVERLVSIVKDLDLISKLESNEVAINIQQFNIVELIQDVFDLLEIRAKKSGNTLCFNKKYDIPIFVKADEERIEQVLINLVMNSIKYGKKNGITTVSIEPHGIQKILIKITDEGEGIKKEHLGRLFERFYRVDQSRSREQGGSGLGLSIVKHIIEAHDESIFVKSNYGIGSEFSFTLKKV, encoded by the coding sequence ATGAAATTTAAAAAAACATATTCTTTTGCTTTTTGGTGTTCCTTAATAATATCTCTTTTTTCTAGTGTTTTACTATTTTCATTAAGTAAAATATTCAATCAAAAATTGGAAGTTTTATTCCTTTTGTCTTTTCCGTTAATCATTTTTGTATTTTCAATTATTGTAATTCAAATTCGAGTTGAACGATTTATTTATCGTAGAGTTAAACAAATTTATGATGAAGTTTCATTATTAAATGCTGATGATTTAAAAAAGGCTACTATAACTACCAATATGGAAACACTTTCTAAAGAAGTGAAAAAATTTGCTGAAAAAAAACAAATTGAAATCACTTCTTTAAATGCTAGAGAGACATATAGAAGGGAATTTCTTGGAAATGTATCTCATGAATTAAAAACTCCATTATTCACCGTTCAAGGTTATCTTCTAACACTTATTGATGGTGCGAGTGATAATAAACAAATAAGAGAAAAGTATTTAAATAGAGCGAATAAAGGTGTTGAACGACTTGTATCAATAGTAAAAGATTTAGACCTAATATCAAAGTTAGAATCTAATGAGGTTGCAATAAATATTCAACAATTTAATATCGTCGAATTAATTCAAGATGTATTTGATTTATTAGAAATAAGGGCTAAAAAAAGCGGAAATACACTTTGTTTTAATAAAAAATATGATATTCCAATATTTGTAAAGGCAGATGAAGAAAGAATTGAACAAGTACTCATAAACCTTGTAATGAATTCCATAAAATATGGAAAGAAAAATGGAATAACTACGGTTAGTATAGAGCCTCATGGTATTCAAAAAATTCTTATTAAAATAACTGATGAGGGTGAAGGTATTAAGAAAGAACATTTAGGGCGATTATTTGAACGCTTTTATAGGGTTGACCAAAGTAGATCAAGAGAACAAGGAGGTTCAGGTCTTGGACTTTCAATTGTTAAGCATATAATTGAAGCACATGATGAATCTATATTTGTAAAAAGTAATTATGGTATTGGTTCAGAATTTTCATTTACTTTGAAAAAGGTTTAA